In Pongo pygmaeus isolate AG05252 chromosome 13, NHGRI_mPonPyg2-v2.0_pri, whole genome shotgun sequence, one genomic interval encodes:
- the LOC129044269 gene encoding tubulin beta-8 chain isoform X2, translating to MREIVLTQAGQCGNQIGAKFWEVISDEHAIDSAGTYHGDSHLQLERINVYYNEASGGRYVPRAVLVDLEPGTMDSVRSGPFGQVFRPDNFIFGQCGAGNNWAKGHYTEGAELMESVMDVVRKEAESCDCLQGFQLTHSLGGGTGSGMGTLLLSKIREEYPDRIINTFSILPSPKVSDTVVEPYNATLSVHQLIENADETFCIDNEALYDICSRTLKLPTPTYGDLNHLVSATMSGVTTCLRFPGQLNADLRKLAVNMVPFPRLHFFMPGFAPLTSRGSQQYRALTVAELTQQMFDAKNMMAACDPRHGRYLTAAAIFRGRMPMREVDEQMFNIQDKNSSYFADWLPNNVKTAVCDIPPRGLKMSATFIGNNTAIQELFRRVSEQFTAMFRRKAFLHWYTGEGMDEMEFTEAESNMNDLVSEYQQYQDATAEEEEFEEDAEEEVA from the exons ATGAGGGAGATAGTGCTCACGCAGGCCGGGCAGTGCGGGAACCAGATCGGGGCCAAG TTCTGGGAGGTGATCTCTGATGAGCACGCCATCGACTCCGCTGGCACCTACCACGGGGACAGCCACCTACAGCTGGAGCGCATCAACGTGTACTACAACGAGGCCAGCG GTGGCAGGTACGTGCCCCGCGCTGTGCTGGTGGATCTGGAGCCGGGTACTATGGACTCTGTGCGCTCGGGGCCCTTCGGGCAGGTCTTCAGGCCAGATAATTTCATCTTCG GTCAGTGTGGGGCCGGAAACAACTGGGCCAAGGGACACTACACAGAAGGCGCGGAGCTGATGGAGTCAGTGATGGACGTCGTCAGAAAGGAGGCTGAGAGCTGTGACTGCCTGCAGGGTTTCCAGCTGACCCACTCCCTGGGTGGGGGGACGGGGTCTGGGATGGGTACCCTTCTGCTCAGTAAGATCCGGGAGGAGTACCCAGACAGGATCATAAACACATTCAGCATCCTGCCCTCGCCCAAGGTGTCGGACACCGTGGTGGAGCCCTACAACGCCACCCTCTCAGTCCACCAGCTCATAGAAAACGCGGATGAGACCTTCTGCATAGATAACGAAGCGCTGTATGACATATGTTCCAGGACCCTAAAGCTGCCCACACCCACCTATGGTGACCTGAACCACCTGGTGTCTGCGACCATGAGCGGGGTCACCACGTGCCTGCGCTTCCCAGGCCAGCTGAATGCCGACCTGCGGAAGCTGGCCGTGAACATGGTCCCGTTTCCCCGGCTGCACTTCTTCATGCCCGGCTTCGCCCCACTGACCAGCCGGGGCAGCCAGCAGTACCGGGCCTTGACCGTGGCTGAGCTCACCCAGCAGATGTTTGATGCTAAAAACATGATGGCGGCCTGCGACCCCCGCCATGGCCGCTACCTGACGGCGGCCGCCATTTTCAGGGGTCGCATGCCCATGAGGGAGGTGGATGAACAGATGTTCAACATTCAAGATAAGAACAGCAGCTACTTTGCTGACTGGCTCCCCAACAACGTAAAAACAGCCGTCTGTGACATCCCACCCCGGGGGCTGAAAATGTCGGCCACCTTCATTGGGAATAACACAGCCATCCAGGAACTCTTCAGGCGTGTCTCAGAGCAGTTTACAGCAATGTTCAGGCGCAAGGCCTTCCTCCACTGGTACACGGGCGAGGGCATGGATGAGATGGAATTCACTGAGGCCGAGAGCAACATGAATGACCTGGTGTCTGAATATCAGCAATATCAGGATGCCACGGCCGAGGAGGAGGAGTTTGAGGAGGATGCTGAGGAGGAGGTGGCCTAG
- the LOC129044269 gene encoding tubulin beta-8 chain isoform X1 gives MGGKFSFSSARDLVLLKTWEEVLQLSSFPQRGKDQARTPELSNRRSTPRDSQFWEVISDEHAIDSAGTYHGDSHLQLERINVYYNEASGGRYVPRAVLVDLEPGTMDSVRSGPFGQVFRPDNFIFGQCGAGNNWAKGHYTEGAELMESVMDVVRKEAESCDCLQGFQLTHSLGGGTGSGMGTLLLSKIREEYPDRIINTFSILPSPKVSDTVVEPYNATLSVHQLIENADETFCIDNEALYDICSRTLKLPTPTYGDLNHLVSATMSGVTTCLRFPGQLNADLRKLAVNMVPFPRLHFFMPGFAPLTSRGSQQYRALTVAELTQQMFDAKNMMAACDPRHGRYLTAAAIFRGRMPMREVDEQMFNIQDKNSSYFADWLPNNVKTAVCDIPPRGLKMSATFIGNNTAIQELFRRVSEQFTAMFRRKAFLHWYTGEGMDEMEFTEAESNMNDLVSEYQQYQDATAEEEEFEEDAEEEVA, from the exons atgggaggaaaattcagtttcagctcagctagggatCTAGTCTTACTAAAGAcgtgggaggaagttctccagctgagcagctttccccaacgtggaaaggaccagGCAAGGACACCTGAGCtttccaacagacgttcaacgccaagggattcacag TTCTGGGAGGTGATCTCTGATGAGCACGCCATCGACTCCGCTGGCACCTACCACGGGGACAGCCACCTACAGCTGGAGCGCATCAACGTGTACTACAACGAGGCCAGCG GTGGCAGGTACGTGCCCCGCGCTGTGCTGGTGGATCTGGAGCCGGGTACTATGGACTCTGTGCGCTCGGGGCCCTTCGGGCAGGTCTTCAGGCCAGATAATTTCATCTTCG GTCAGTGTGGGGCCGGAAACAACTGGGCCAAGGGACACTACACAGAAGGCGCGGAGCTGATGGAGTCAGTGATGGACGTCGTCAGAAAGGAGGCTGAGAGCTGTGACTGCCTGCAGGGTTTCCAGCTGACCCACTCCCTGGGTGGGGGGACGGGGTCTGGGATGGGTACCCTTCTGCTCAGTAAGATCCGGGAGGAGTACCCAGACAGGATCATAAACACATTCAGCATCCTGCCCTCGCCCAAGGTGTCGGACACCGTGGTGGAGCCCTACAACGCCACCCTCTCAGTCCACCAGCTCATAGAAAACGCGGATGAGACCTTCTGCATAGATAACGAAGCGCTGTATGACATATGTTCCAGGACCCTAAAGCTGCCCACACCCACCTATGGTGACCTGAACCACCTGGTGTCTGCGACCATGAGCGGGGTCACCACGTGCCTGCGCTTCCCAGGCCAGCTGAATGCCGACCTGCGGAAGCTGGCCGTGAACATGGTCCCGTTTCCCCGGCTGCACTTCTTCATGCCCGGCTTCGCCCCACTGACCAGCCGGGGCAGCCAGCAGTACCGGGCCTTGACCGTGGCTGAGCTCACCCAGCAGATGTTTGATGCTAAAAACATGATGGCGGCCTGCGACCCCCGCCATGGCCGCTACCTGACGGCGGCCGCCATTTTCAGGGGTCGCATGCCCATGAGGGAGGTGGATGAACAGATGTTCAACATTCAAGATAAGAACAGCAGCTACTTTGCTGACTGGCTCCCCAACAACGTAAAAACAGCCGTCTGTGACATCCCACCCCGGGGGCTGAAAATGTCGGCCACCTTCATTGGGAATAACACAGCCATCCAGGAACTCTTCAGGCGTGTCTCAGAGCAGTTTACAGCAATGTTCAGGCGCAAGGCCTTCCTCCACTGGTACACGGGCGAGGGCATGGATGAGATGGAATTCACTGAGGCCGAGAGCAACATGAATGACCTGGTGTCTGAATATCAGCAATATCAGGATGCCACGGCCGAGGAGGAGGAGTTTGAGGAGGATGCTGAGGAGGAGGTGGCCTAG
- the LOC129044269 gene encoding tubulin beta-8 chain isoform X3, whose amino-acid sequence MREIVLTQAGQCGNQIGAKFWEVISDEHAIDSAGTYHGDSHLQLERINVYYNEASGQCGAGNNWAKGHYTEGAELMESVMDVVRKEAESCDCLQGFQLTHSLGGGTGSGMGTLLLSKIREEYPDRIINTFSILPSPKVSDTVVEPYNATLSVHQLIENADETFCIDNEALYDICSRTLKLPTPTYGDLNHLVSATMSGVTTCLRFPGQLNADLRKLAVNMVPFPRLHFFMPGFAPLTSRGSQQYRALTVAELTQQMFDAKNMMAACDPRHGRYLTAAAIFRGRMPMREVDEQMFNIQDKNSSYFADWLPNNVKTAVCDIPPRGLKMSATFIGNNTAIQELFRRVSEQFTAMFRRKAFLHWYTGEGMDEMEFTEAESNMNDLVSEYQQYQDATAEEEEFEEDAEEEVA is encoded by the exons ATGAGGGAGATAGTGCTCACGCAGGCCGGGCAGTGCGGGAACCAGATCGGGGCCAAG TTCTGGGAGGTGATCTCTGATGAGCACGCCATCGACTCCGCTGGCACCTACCACGGGGACAGCCACCTACAGCTGGAGCGCATCAACGTGTACTACAACGAGGCCAGCG GTCAGTGTGGGGCCGGAAACAACTGGGCCAAGGGACACTACACAGAAGGCGCGGAGCTGATGGAGTCAGTGATGGACGTCGTCAGAAAGGAGGCTGAGAGCTGTGACTGCCTGCAGGGTTTCCAGCTGACCCACTCCCTGGGTGGGGGGACGGGGTCTGGGATGGGTACCCTTCTGCTCAGTAAGATCCGGGAGGAGTACCCAGACAGGATCATAAACACATTCAGCATCCTGCCCTCGCCCAAGGTGTCGGACACCGTGGTGGAGCCCTACAACGCCACCCTCTCAGTCCACCAGCTCATAGAAAACGCGGATGAGACCTTCTGCATAGATAACGAAGCGCTGTATGACATATGTTCCAGGACCCTAAAGCTGCCCACACCCACCTATGGTGACCTGAACCACCTGGTGTCTGCGACCATGAGCGGGGTCACCACGTGCCTGCGCTTCCCAGGCCAGCTGAATGCCGACCTGCGGAAGCTGGCCGTGAACATGGTCCCGTTTCCCCGGCTGCACTTCTTCATGCCCGGCTTCGCCCCACTGACCAGCCGGGGCAGCCAGCAGTACCGGGCCTTGACCGTGGCTGAGCTCACCCAGCAGATGTTTGATGCTAAAAACATGATGGCGGCCTGCGACCCCCGCCATGGCCGCTACCTGACGGCGGCCGCCATTTTCAGGGGTCGCATGCCCATGAGGGAGGTGGATGAACAGATGTTCAACATTCAAGATAAGAACAGCAGCTACTTTGCTGACTGGCTCCCCAACAACGTAAAAACAGCCGTCTGTGACATCCCACCCCGGGGGCTGAAAATGTCGGCCACCTTCATTGGGAATAACACAGCCATCCAGGAACTCTTCAGGCGTGTCTCAGAGCAGTTTACAGCAATGTTCAGGCGCAAGGCCTTCCTCCACTGGTACACGGGCGAGGGCATGGATGAGATGGAATTCACTGAGGCCGAGAGCAACATGAATGACCTGGTGTCTGAATATCAGCAATATCAGGATGCCACGGCCGAGGAGGAGGAGTTTGAGGAGGATGCTGAGGAGGAGGTGGCCTAG